In one window of Bradyrhizobium diazoefficiens DNA:
- a CDS encoding formate dehydrogenase subunit gamma: MTAVYEASYESWDETRGAEIIAEHASQEGATLVILHALQEAFGFVPEAAIPMVAQALNLSRAEVHGVVTFYHDFRHKSPGRHVLKLCRAEACQAAGGDALAARAEAKLGVSLGNTTADDRITLEPIYCLGLCATAPSAMLDGRLVGRLDEKRIDALVAEAQR, translated from the coding sequence ATGACAGCGGTTTACGAGGCTTCTTACGAATCTTGGGACGAGACGCGCGGCGCCGAGATCATCGCCGAACACGCCAGCCAGGAGGGCGCGACGCTCGTCATCCTGCACGCGCTGCAGGAGGCGTTCGGCTTCGTGCCGGAGGCCGCGATTCCCATGGTGGCGCAGGCGCTCAATCTGTCGCGCGCCGAGGTCCATGGCGTCGTCACCTTCTACCATGATTTTCGCCACAAGTCCCCCGGCCGCCATGTGCTGAAGCTGTGCCGCGCGGAGGCCTGTCAGGCCGCGGGTGGCGATGCGCTGGCTGCGCGCGCCGAAGCAAAGCTTGGCGTCTCGCTCGGCAACACAACGGCGGATGATCGCATCACGCTGGAGCCGATTTATTGTCTCGGACTGTGCGCGACCGCGCCGTCCGCGATGCTCGACGGCCGCCTCGTCGGCCGGCTCGACGAGAAGCGCATCGATGCGCTGGTTGCGGAGGCGCAACGATGA